CCCATAATTGCAACGGCCATTGGACCGAAGAAAATACTTCGTGAAAGTGGGATCATTGCTAACACTGCTGCCAAGGCTGTCAAAATAATTGGACGGAAACGACGTACTGTTGCCTCAATAATCGCCTCCCATGTTGGATGTCCGGCTTGCCTATCTTGTTCAATCTGATCAATCAGAATGAGCGAGTTACGCATAATCATGCCCGATAAGGCAATGGTTCCTAACATTGCGACAAAACCAAATGGTTTATTAAACAGAAGTAAGAACAGAACAACCCCGATTAAACCTAATGGCGCAGTCAAGAACACAATGGTTGCCCGAGACAGACTCTTAAGCTGAATCATCAGTAATGTCATCACAACCGCTAAAAACAGTGGCATACCGGCATTAACCGAACTTTGTCCACGTGCCGATTCTTCTACTGTTCCACCGACTTCAATGAGATAGCCGCTTGGTAACTCAGCGCGTAATTTATCCATTGATTCTGCTAACTCACCAACAACGGTAGCTGGCTGCAATTTGGTACGAATATCTGCACGTACAGTAATGGTTGGTAAGCGGTTACGATGCCAAATCAAGCCATCCTCAAACTTATATTCAATTTTGGCAATCTGCGCTAAAGGTACTGTTGTGCCATTCGCTGTTGGTACTGCTAAACTCGATAGTGAAGCGACTTCAACACGCTCGGCTTGATCCCCGCGTAAGCGGATCTCAATGAGTTCGCGCTTTTCACGATATTGTTCAATCGCACTGCCTGTAATAGATGCATTCAGGAAGTTTGCCAAATCGACACTAGAGACGCCCATTTGTCGAGCACGATCTTGGTCAATTTGAATTGAAATAATCTTACTCGGCTCACCCCAGTCCAAATGGACATTGGTGGTATTTGGGTTTTCACCAATCACCTTAGCAACCTGCTGCGCCTCTTTACGTACCAGATTTAGATCTTCGCCTGACACACGATACTGCAACGGATAGCCCACAGGTGGACCATTTTCCAGTAATGACACACGTGTACGAACTTGCGGAAGCAATTGCTTAATTTGAGTTTCCAGCGATCGACGAATTTCATCACGGTCATCAAGAGAAGTAGATAAGACCACAAACTGTGCAAAGCTGGCTTGAGGTAATTGCTGGTCTAAAGGTAAATAAAAACGTGGTGAACCTGTACCCACATAGGCCACATAGTTATCAATACCTTTTTGTTTAGACAGGAACTTTTCAACCTTTTTCACCGCTTGTTCTGTCGCGGTTAAAGAAGCACCTTCTTCAAGTTTTAAATCGACTAAAATTTCGGTACGGTTTGAAGGTGGGAAAAACTGCTGAGGAACCATTTTAAACATCAGCACAGAGAGCACAAAAATCCCAACCGTTGTCGCAATTACAGTTTTACGATAGGTCACACAAAACTCGACCATTTTTCTAAAACGTAAATAGAAACTAGATTGATAAGGATCGTAATGATGGTCCTGAGAAATCTCGACTGTTTGTGGTTGCGGTTTTTTCGTTAATCTTGCCCATAAACGGACATACCAAGGCGCTTGATGACCTGTTTTAGAAAAATCAGGCAGTAGTTTTTCACCCAAATAAGGCACAAATAAAACTGCCGCAACCCAAGACACCAATAACGCAATCGTCACCACCTGAAAGATCGAGCGCGTGTATTCACCCGTACTAGACTGCGCTGTAGCGATAGGTAAAAAGCCTGCCGCAGTAATTAGTGTTCCTGTCAGCATTGGAAATGCTGTGGTTTTCCAAGCAAATCCGGCGGCTTTAATTCGGCTATAACCCTGCTCCATCTTAATTGCCATCATTTCAACGGCAATAATGGCATCATCGACCAGCAGACCTAAAGCTAAAATTAGGGCACCAAGCGAAATCTTATGTAGGCCGACATCAAATAAATTCATGCCAGCAAAAGTCATCGCTAAAACCAATGGAATGGAAAAAGCGACAACTAAACCAGTACGGAAACCTAAAGAGAAAAAGCTCACGAGCAAAACAATAATGATTGCTTCAGCGAGTACTTTCACAAACTCATGAATACTGCGTTGTACTGCTACAGGTTGGTCAGACACCTTCTGTAGTTTCATGCCTAAAGGTAAAGTTTTTTGCAGTTGGGCAAATTCCGTTTCCAGATTTTTACCTAGAGCAATAATGTCACCACCCTTACGCATAGACACGGCAAGACCAATACCATTTTCACCCATAAAACGCATACGTGGTTGAGCTGGCTGACTAAAACCACGATAGACATCAGCAACATCACCCAACTGGATCGTTTTGTTCCCTACCAATAGAGGTGTTTTCTTAATTTCATCAATATTTTGTAAATGTCCACTCACTCGAATTTGGATTCGGTCTGTGCCCGTTTCAAAAAAACCTGCACTTGCCATACTATTTTGCTTTTGTAAGGCTTCTTGAATTGCAGAAAGAGGAATACCGAGTTGAACCGCTTTGGTGTTGGAAATCTCAATCCAGATTTTTTGATCTTGTAAGCCAATCAATTCTACTTTGCTGACGTCCTTGACTCGCTGAAGCTGTAATTGCAAACGATCGGCATATTCTTTTAAAAGTGCATAGTCAAAGTCTTTGCCTGTCAGTACATAAATATTACCGAAAGTATCGCCAAACTCATCGTTGAAAAATGGTCCTTGCACACCGCTTGGTAATTCGGTGCGAATATCATTGACCTTTTTGCGTACGTTGTACCAAACATCAGGAATTTGGGCAGAAGTGAGAGAGTCCTTGGCAACAAACGTAACCATTGACTCACCCGGACGGGAGTAAGCCATAATCTTGTCATACTGCCCGGTTGTCATCAGCTCCTTTTCAATACGATCGGTCACCAGCGTTGAAACTTCTTTGGCAGTCGCTCCAGGCCAGAATGTTTTAACGACCATCACTTTGAAGGTAAATGGCGGATCTTCACTTTGAGATAATTTTGAATAAGAAATTGCCCCAATAATGGCGAGCAGCAACATAAAATAAAGGACAATCCCTTTATTATTCAGTGCCCATTCCGAGAGATTGAATTTCATGGCTGCGCTGCTCCCTGAACCTTCACCGCACGGTTTTCACGGTCAATCGGGTGAATCTTCTGCTTATCGCGTAGCAAATGCACACCACCAATCACCACCCAATCATTTGGTGTCAAACCAGATAAAACTGGTACGCTGTCTCGGCCGTATGCACCAATCGTCACGGGTACTTTACGTAAAGTTTGATTTGTATTTACGACCCATACATAAGGTTTATTATCTGTTGCTGAAACACTCGAAAGTGGAACACTCATCACATTAGCTTTAGTCGAGCTAAAAAATACACGCGCACTTTGCCCAAGCTGAATAGTAGATTGACCTTCTTTGAGTGCAACTTTGACCGTAAAGGTGCGGGACTGATCAGCCGCAGGAGAAACTTCGCGGACATATCCGGCAAATTTTTCATTCGGTTTAGACCACAAGGTAATCCACGCCGCTTGCCCCACTTTAATCTCGGCAACAGCTTGTTCTGGTACGCCGATGACCACTTCACGTTCACCATCAATTGCCAATTGATATGCCGCTTGCCCTGCTGCAACGACTTGTCCAATTTCTATATTCCGCGCTGTAATCACCCCGTTTTTATTAGAAACAAGTTGGTTATAACCAGTTTGGTTTGCAGAAACTTCATAGTTAGAGCGGGCTTGTTGTAAAGCTGCTTGCGCCGCGTCGTACTGATTTTTGACCGTATCAAATTGTGAACGGCTTACTGCATTTACAGGTAATAATTGTTGAAAACGTTTAAGTTCATCCGATGCTGTTTTCGCTGCTGCTTGTGCGTTCTGTAATTGGGCTTTGGCAGCATTTAATTGTAGCTGTGCATCTGCTACATCGAGTTTTGCTAACACTTGCCCAACTTTAACTCGGTCTCCTACATCTACATAGCGAGCCGTAACTTGTCCACCCACACGAAATGCCAAGGCTGTTTGTTGTCGAGCCTGTACATCGCCTGCATAACTTTTTAGTTCGTTTAGTGTGGTCGAAGGTTGCGTCACCATCACATAGGGTATTTCTTCTGTTTTGGGAGCCTCTTTACTACACCCCATTAATGTGACCGTGCAAACAATCACCATACTCATGATGAGAGGTTTTAACAGATTCATATCTTATCGCTCTTATTCAAACTGGTTTTTTAAGGCACAATATGCTTGCATAATAGTTTGTTTGTTTTTTAATTAATATACCCATGGGTACATTAATTAAAGAAAAACTTATAAATATTTATTTTTTTGAAGTTTTATTAGAGGGTTTTGTGCAAACAGTTAATCAAAGTGGTCGCCCTAAAGATCTGGAAAAACGTGCTCGTATCCTACAGGCCGCTAAAGCTATTTTTTTAAAATCCGGCTATCACGGTACGAGCATGAACCAGATTGCACAGGAAGCAGGTGTTACTAAACTCACTGTTTATAATCACTTTCAAGATAAAGCAAACCTGTTTATCTGTGCCATTCAACAAACATGCGAAGAGACGCTGAATACTAAACAATTTGAATTAGATGCATCAGCAGACTTTTATCAAGCCCTTTTTACTGTGTGTTCACGTGCCTTACAAATTATTTATTCACCTGAAGCACTCAAGCTTGAACATGTATTATTTGAGCTTGCAGCAGAACAAAGCCCATTGGCTGAACAGTTTTTTAATGCATCTCATACCCGACTTCAAAATCAGTTGGCTGCATTCTTTCAACAAGCGGCTGAATTAGGTTTTATTCAAGCCGATGACCCGACTTATCAAACAGAGCTTCTTTTAACTTTGTTGCTTGGTGTACGTCACCATAAGGTTCTACTTAGAATTATTGCTGTACCTACTGCACAAGAGCTTGAGCAAATTATTCACGATGCAATCACTTTATTCTTGCTCAAGTATTGGAATTAAACCAAAGTCCGATTGTCAAAAGTTGCACTGAGTGCATGCCCTCGTTCAAGCCGCTATAAGCGAATTAAATGTTATTTTTTAAGCAAAAATTCACATTTTCTTACGCTCAAAGCTTGGAATGTTCGTTAATCGCGCTATATTCGATAAGAATAAGAACAGGAGAAAAATAGCATGGTTCAGCAAATCGATGCGCCACTGCGTGAGGATGTCCGCTTACTTGGTAATTTGTTAGGTGAAACCCTAAAACAACATGCAGGACAAGAACTGTTTAATCAGATCGAGCAAATCCGTGCACTTGCCAAAGGTGCACGTGATGGTCAAGCTGAAGCCGAAAAGCAATTAGAACAATTATTTTTAGAACTGCCCGACGAAGAGCTATTACCTCTTACCCGCGCTTTTTCTCACTTCCTCAATTTTGCCAATATTGCCGAGCAATACCATGTGGTGCGTAGCCGCAGACAGGCAGAGTTTGATTCGGAGGCTAACTCTCCAAACCCACTGGTTCACTTATTTCAAAAATTTAAAGATAAAAGTATTTCGACAGAAAAACTGTTCCAGCAAATTTGTGATTTAAATATTGAACTCGTCCTTACGGCGCACCCAACTGAAGTAAGTCGTCGTACCCTGATTCAAAAATATGACGATATCAATGCTTGCCTATCGCAGCTTGATCAGCAAAAACTCACCCCACGCGAACGTCAAAATGCACTTGCCAACTTAAAACAGCAAATTAGTTCGGCATGGCAAACAGATGAAATCCGTCAGCACCGCCCAACTCCTGTCGATGAGGCAAAATGGGGCTTTGCAACCATTGAGCAAACGCTTTGGAATGCTGTTCCTAAATTTATTCGTGAATTAAATGAGTTGGTGCAAGACAATTGCCAACAAAACTTACCACTCAACATTGCACCAGTACGTTTCGCGTCTTGGATGGGCGGAGACCGTGATGGTAACCCAAATGTTACCCATCAAATTACGCAAGAAGTCTTGTGGTTATCACGCTGGCAAGCAGCTGACCTGTACCTCAGAGATATTGAAAACTTACGTTGGGAGCTTTCAATTCAGACTTGTTCTGAAGAAATGATTCAGGCCATTGGTAGCCAACATGCAGAACCTTATCGTGAATATTTACGTGCGACACGAGAACGCTTAAAAGCGACTCGCCACTGGTTAGCTCAGCGTTTGCAAGGCTTAGAAGCAGACGACAGCAATGTCATTAAAAGTAAAGATGAGCTTTTACAACCGCTATTGCTGTGCTATCGCTCTTTAATTGACAGCAACCTACCTGAAATTGCGAATGGTCAACTACTCGACTTTATTTACCGTGTGAACTGTTTTGGTATTGAACTACTTAAACTCGATATTCGCCAAGAATCAGGTCGTCATCGCCAAGCCATTTCTGCCATTACCGAGTATTTAGGTTTAGGTAATTTTGAGTCATGGACTGAGCAAGCACGCCAAAACTTCCTGATTCAGGAGTTACAAAGTAAACGCCCGCTTTTACCAAAATATATTAACGAACCAGAAGGTAGTTTGATTGGTCACCCAGATGTTCAAGAAGTATTTGCAACCATGCGTACTTTGGCAGACCAACCACCTGAATCTTTAGGGGCTTATATTATTTCTATGGCTGAATATCCGAGCGATGTTTTAGCCGTATTGTTATTGCAAAAAGAAGCGGGCATTCAGCACCCTTTACGTGTCGTGCCTCTATTTGAAACTCTAAAAGATTTAGATGGCGCTGCCACTACCATGAATACGCTGTTCAATATGCATTGGTATAAACAGCATATTCAAGGTAAACACGAGGTCATGATTGGTTACTCCGACTCCGCAAAAGATGCCGGATTCATGTCTGCCAACTGGGCGCAATATCGTGCTCAAGAAGAGCTAACAGCAATCGCTCGTATTCACGGCGTGCAGTTAACTCTGTTCCATGGCCGTGGTGGCTCAATTAGCCGTGGTGGTGCCCCAACTCAACAAGCACTATTTTCACAGCCACCAGGCTCAATCTCTGGTGCAATTCGTGTAACAGAACAAGGTGAAATGATCCGCTTCAAATTCGGTCTAGAAGGTATTGCGATGCAAAACCTTGAAATCTATACCGCAGCAACACTTGAAGCGACATTGTTGCCACCACCTGAGCCTAAGGCTGAATGGCGGGAACTCATGAACCGTATGACAGATCATTCTGTGAAGGTTTATCGTCAAACAGTGCGTGAAAATCCACATTTTGTGAAATATTTACGTACTGTCACACCTGAGCTTGAGTTACAAATGCTACCTCTAGGCTCGCGTCCAGCAAAACGTAAAGTTAGTGGTGGCATTGAGTCTTTACGTGCGATTCCATGGGTATTTGCATGGACTCAAATCCGTTTAATGTTGCCTGCTTGGTTAGGTACTGGCGCAGCCATTAATGAAGTGATTGCCGATCAGCAAAAAGCAACTTTAGATGAAATGCTTCAGCAATGGCCTTATTTCCAGACGCTCATTGATATGCTGGAAATGGTATTGTCTAAATCCGATGCCAACATTGCACTCTATTACGAGTCTCATTTGACTGAAGATGAAGATTTAAAAGTGCTCGGCAACCAGTTACGTCAGCGTTTAAAAGATGCTGTTGAAACCCTACTTGCATTAAAAGATGAATCAAAACTACTAAGCAACAATGAAGTTCTTGATCAATCTATGCAGGTTCGTAAACCGTATTTACTTCCTTTGCATCTTTTACAGGCAGAACTGATGAAGCGTCGCCGCGATTATCTCGCGGAGCGTCAGGCAGAACACACCCCTGTTGATCATGCACTGATGGTAAGTATTGCGGGTATTGCTGCTGGTCTACGTAATACAGGCTAAACTGTTTTTACCGATTGTTTGACAAAGCAGTACATCACTGATGTGCTGCTTTTTACTTGCAAAGTTCCCCATTTTTCATAAATTTTCTCGGATTTTCTATTTTTTTAAATATTTTTTAAAAATCATAAAATTAAGCATTATTATAAAAAAATAACTAATTCCTTATATTTAGAATTCTTAAAATTATACCAATCGTTAAAAAACAATTGCTTTTCACTCACATACTGCTCTCTAGAGATTAAATGCTTTCCCAAGAAAGAGTATCATTGCACCAATTAAAGAATAATGAGCTTATTTTATGTCCAACTGGTTTCCAAAATGGCAGCCTTACCAAGGTGATGTTGACCATCGACCGGTCTCTACCAATGAATATCTCCCACCAGTTCAAAGTGCCATTTTAGGTATCCAACATACATTTGCCATGTTTGGATCTACTGTTCTAGCACCATTACTCATGGGCTTTAACCCTAACCTTGCTATTTTAATGTCTGGCATCTGTACCATCCTGTTCTTTTTAATGACAGGGGGACGTGTTCCAAGTTATTTAGGATCGAGTTTTGCCTTTATTGGTGTTGTTGCAGCAGCGACTGGACATATTACAGGTTCGGGTGCAAATCCAAATCTATCTATAGCGTTAGGTGGAATCGTAGCGTGCGGTATTTTTTATGCACTTATCGGTTTTATTGTCATGCTCACTGGTACACGCTGGATTGAAAAACTCATGCCACCTGTTGTGACTGGCGCCATTGTTATGATTATCGGTCTAAACCTTGCACCTGTTACTATTAAAGGTGTTGCAGGTCAGCCATTTGAAATGTGGATGGCTTTAATTACTGTACTTTGTATGGGTAGTATTGCGGTCTTTACGCGCGGTTTATTACAGCGTCTACTCCTATTGATCGGTTTAGTCTTGGCCTATGTCATTTACGCCATCGCCAGCAATGGCTTAAGTTTAGGCAAACCAATCGATTTTAGCCAGATCGCAGCTGCTACATGGTTTGGAATCCCAAGCTTTTCGCACCCTACTTTTGATACCAAGGCTATTTTAATTATCGCACCAGTTGCACTTATTTTAGTGGCAGAAAACTTAGGGCATATTAAAGCAGTAGGTGCAATGACTGGCGAAAACCTAACACCCCAATTAGGTAAAGCATTTGTAGCAGATGGCTTGGCAACCACACTCTCTGGTGGTGTAGGTGCACCCGGTATGACAACTTATGGTGAAAACATTGGTGTCATGGCTGTCACTCGTGTGTATTCAACCATTGTCTTTGTCATTGCAGGGATCTTTGCAATTTTCTTAGGGTTATCTCCAAAATTTGGTGCAGTGATTAGTACCATCCCAAGTGCAGTACTTACTGGCGCATCTATTGTGGTATTTGGTTTAATTACCATTGCTGGCGCAAAGATTTGGATTGAAAACAAAGTTGATTTTTCAAACAATAAAAATCTGATTGTAGCTTCGGTCACCATTATTTTAGGTGCCGGAAACTTTGAATTGGTATTTGGTAATTTCAATTTAGGCGGTATCGGTACCGCAACTTTTGCAGCCATTATTTTAAATTGGCTATTTAGTTTAAAAGATAAAACCTAAATTCAAAAAGGCAGCGAAAGCTGCCTTTTTTCATCGCTTTTTAGTATGATAAATTTTTGCGTTTCAATACGTTCATATCATGCGTTTTGATTTTTTTGATTTACAGCTGGTTCTTCATATTGTCTCTACAGGTAGTCTAACCAAAGGTGCTGACCGCTCTGCTATTTCTCTTCAAGCGGCAAGCGAACGTATTAAAAAACTCGAACAATATTTTGAGACGCCGTTATTTATTCGTCAGACTACTGGCGTAGAACTCACCACGGCTGGACATGCATTTGTAGAGCATGCTCGTCAGCTTTTAGCACAAAAAGATCAACTCGAACAAGAAATGCAGCGTTTTAGGCCACCTACAACACAAGCATTAACACTCTGGTGTAATTCCTCTGCTCAAAGTGAATATCTGCCTACTTTATTGCCACAATATCTGGTGCTTTATCCAGAGATGAATATCGATTTGCACGAAGCAGAAAGCTCAGAAATTGTAGAAGCATTGACACAAGGCGTAGCAAGCTTGGGACTGGTCTCGAGTTTCTTTAATACGAAGCATTTGCAAACTAAAGAATTTGCAAGCGACCCCTTAGTTCTGATTTGCCCTACTACCCACAACTTAGCTCAATACCAACAGTTAAATTTGGTAGATGCTCTAAACTATGGTTTTATTGGGCTTAAGCCCCATCATTCATTACAGCAGTCCATTGAAACCCAAGCCAAGTTATTAGGCTTTAACATACAGTACCGTTTACGCTTACCGAACTTTGGCGCTATTGCTGAGGTTGTTGCCAAGGGTGTTGGAGTTGCGATTATGCCGGCGCGTGCTGCTCAGCGTTTGCAATCAGACTACGATTTTCACTCCATCCAATTACTAGGTGCTTGGGCAAACCGCAAACTACTTCTAGCCACACAAAATTTTAATCAGCTGCCTAGTCGTTATCAGCAATTTGCAGATTTTTTATTAGAGAATCGCCCTTAGAAATTTGACTCAGTGAAAAATCATATAGAGTCCTAATGACATCAACCCTATAAAAAAGATACGGCGGAATAACTGCTCGTTTAGTCGATAACGGATTTTTTTACCGATCCACATTCCAACTAACGCAGCCAATAAAGCAGCAAAAGATAAACGATAATCCAGCGTTATTCCCGACATAGGGTTGTGGTGTAAAAACACTGCAAGACAAATCGTAGAGACAGTAAACGTTAATCCCAGAGCCTGAACCAACTCATCACGTTTTAAATGCAAAGACTGTAAATAAGGGACGATAGGAATAATAATAACCCCTGTAGCTACAGTGACTGCGCCACCAATATATCCAATAATCGGCGATAACCAGCGCTCATACTTTCCTAAATGGGGCAGCTTTTTCACACATAGACCATAAAGCCCATATAAGGCCAACATACAGCCTAATAAAATCTCACTACTGTGCCCATGACTTTGACTTAAAGTGGGTAGAAAGCTCCATATTGAGCCCACCACAATGCCTACAAGCAAAGTCCAGAAACGGCGAACAAAAGCCCATACATGGCCTTCGGCAAAAAGCTGCCAGACATTTGTGACCATAGAAGGAACAATTAAAAGAGATGCCGCTTGAAAAGGGCTCATCGCAATAGTGAGCAAGCCCATCGATACCGCGGGCAAACCTAAGCCAATCATGCCTTTAATCATGCCAGCAAAGGCAAACACCACCATAATAATTGCTAGAAATGTCACTGTTTATCTCCGATTCCCTACATGGTTATGCTACGGAAAAAACAGGTTTTGCCCTATTCTTGTTTTTGGGAGTGGGCCTCAATTAAAAGTTGAGGCCGTTTTATATTTTTCTTCTAATACATTGCTAAAAATACTTTCAATCATCCAAACTCGATACAAGCTATTAAATACATAGCTTTGCCCATCAATACGTAATTCTAAAACTGGCAAATCAGGCTGATGCTTATCTTTGCAAAGCGCATCATTTTGTGCCAAAACCGAAGGGACGTCCTGCTCGGTTAACTGCTCAATACCAAGCTGTTGCTGTAACTCTTGGAAATGTCTTTGGAAAGATAAGTCTTTTCCTTTGGTCCAAACAGCTTGCAAAATCGTAAAAATTGTTTCGAGTTGCTGACCTTCAGACACACTATAGAAAAGCTTTGCCATCTCAAGCGTGGTTTCTTCGGTAGGACGGCAAAAAGGTGTAAAAGCAACCTCTGTCCGTTTAGAAACACGTGTTGCCAAGCTCCAGTCAAACCAGTCACGCCCTTGGTAGCTCAGTGGATAGACTTTTAACTGAATATCATAATAGTCTGCGAGTTCTTCTTTAATATAAGCAAGAAGCAACCAGCTCATCGGATCTTCTAAAGCAATAAATACATCAAGCTCAGGATGAAGAGACTGAATTTCATTAAGCGCCTCAGCATCATTAATTAAATGCTCACGCCACTCGATATGATTAATTAAAAAAATCGGATTACCCGTCAGTAATTTTTGTTGTTTTAAGCGGCGAGTTAAACGTAATAAATCATCTACTGCGTGATATTTACGACCACCAAATTCAAAGTATGCCGCTGGAACAGACTCATCTGTAAAAATACGTTCTGGAAAATGCTGTGGAACCTGATGCTTCACTGCCATGGCATGTAAAGTACGTAACTTTCCATATTGTTGTTGCCAAAGCATGTGAAAAATATCTTCAAGTAAATGTAAGAAATTTTGACCCTGTAATGGGGTTCTTCTTAATATAACTGTGGCTTGTTTTAAAGCTTCTTGGCTTGGGATTTCTGGAAACTCATCAAAAGCAAAACGGTGCTGTTTTGCTAAAATTTTGGCATCATTTAAACAATAATGCTGCCACTCCTCATGCGTCATACTATTAGGAGGTTCAGAAGCCGTATGAGAAATAATAATTTTTAAAGGCTTAAGTTCATCACTTAAAATTTCATCTAATTGAGACAATTGCTGAACAGCTAGATAGCTATACACATCATCAAGTCGTAAATAAATACTTAAACCATTTTCCGTGGGTAACACCGCTTGACGAGAAGGCTTTTGGTAAAACCAGCTCGATCGGATAGGGTCAAACCAACGGCGTAGCAGTGACATGAGTAGTGCCTCTAAAAAATAAATCCTAAGCAAGATCAAAAATTATTTTGATCATAGTGCAAGGTGAAACAGGAGTCGAGATGGAAAGATGACTCCCGGAGTTCGCGCAGAAAATATGTCATGTATTTCGCGAGGTTCTGCATAGGTGAAGATTTTATCACCATTTTATGACAAACCCCTAGAATGATCTGAAAACACCTTTTTCTACAAGCCGATTTTTTTTACCAGACATAAAAAAATGCACCCATAACATGATAACAATTCATCGTGTTAATAGGTGCATGATTCCTACTCAATTAT
This window of the Acinetobacter sp. XH1741 genome carries:
- a CDS encoding sulfite exporter TauE/SafE family protein; its protein translation is MTFLAIIMVVFAFAGMIKGMIGLGLPAVSMGLLTIAMSPFQAASLLIVPSMVTNVWQLFAEGHVWAFVRRFWTLLVGIVVGSIWSFLPTLSQSHGHSSEILLGCMLALYGLYGLCVKKLPHLGKYERWLSPIIGYIGGAVTVATGVIIIPIVPYLQSLHLKRDELVQALGLTFTVSTICLAVFLHHNPMSGITLDYRLSFAALLAALVGMWIGKKIRYRLNEQLFRRIFFIGLMSLGLYMIFH
- a CDS encoding LysR family transcriptional regulator → MRFDFFDLQLVLHIVSTGSLTKGADRSAISLQAASERIKKLEQYFETPLFIRQTTGVELTTAGHAFVEHARQLLAQKDQLEQEMQRFRPPTTQALTLWCNSSAQSEYLPTLLPQYLVLYPEMNIDLHEAESSEIVEALTQGVASLGLVSSFFNTKHLQTKEFASDPLVLICPTTHNLAQYQQLNLVDALNYGFIGLKPHHSLQQSIETQAKLLGFNIQYRLRLPNFGAIAEVVAKGVGVAIMPARAAQRLQSDYDFHSIQLLGAWANRKLLLATQNFNQLPSRYQQFADFLLENRP